In Caminicella sporogenes DSM 14501, a single window of DNA contains:
- a CDS encoding TM1266 family iron-only hydrogenase system putative regulator — translation MDKRIGVVAILVEDLESVEEVNSILSKFSEIIIGRMGVPYKEKNVNVISVIVDGTTDNIGAMTGKLGRLSGVTVKSALTKK, via the coding sequence ATGGATAAAAGAATTGGGGTAGTGGCAATATTAGTTGAAGATTTAGAAAGTGTTGAAGAAGTCAATTCTATACTTTCTAAATTTTCAGAAATTATAATAGGAAGAATGGGAGTGCCTTATAAGGAAAAAAATGTAAATGTGATTTCAGTAATAGTTGATGGTACTACAGATAATATAGGAGCTATGACTGGAAAGCTTGGAAGATTAAGTGGGGTAACAGTAAAGAGTGCGTTGACAAAGAAGTAA